In Mauremys reevesii isolate NIE-2019 linkage group 14, ASM1616193v1, whole genome shotgun sequence, a single window of DNA contains:
- the LOC120381599 gene encoding zinc finger protein 3-like encodes MVKCREEGEVKVRTPYTYSDCGKSFGRSSHLIAHQRIHTGETPYTCSDCGKSFGRSSHLIRLETIHTAETPYMCSECGKSFGQSSHLITHQRIHTGETPYTCSECGKSFGRSSDLIIHQRIHTGETPYTCSECGKSFGRSSDRIRHQRIHTGETPYTCPECGKSFNQSSNLIRHQRIHTGEMPYTCSECGKSFGRSSNLITHQRIHTGEMPYTCSECGKRFGWSSDLIRHERIHTGETPYTCSECGKSFGRSSNLITHQRIHTGETPYKCSECGKSFRWRSHLITHQRIHTGELPYTCSECGKSFSQRTSLMRHHKIHMRENCYESLD; translated from the exons atggtgaagtgtagagaagAAGGAGAGGTCAAGGTGCGG acgccctacacgtactctgactgcgggaaaagctttgggcggagctctcaccttatcgcacatcagagaatccacacaggggagacgccctacacgtgctctgactgcgggaaaagctttgggcGAAGTTCTCACCTTATCAGACTTGAGACAATCCACACAGcggagacgccctacatgtgctctgagtgcgggaaaagcttcgggcagagctctcaccttatcacacatcagagaatccacacaggggagacgccctacacatgctctgaatgcgggaaaagTTTTGGGCGGAGCTCTGACCTTatcatacatcagagaatccacacaggggagacgccctacacgtgctctgagtgcgggaaaagcttcgggcggagCTCAGACcgtatcagacatcagagaatccacacaggggagacgccctacacgtgccctgagtgcgggaaaagcttcaatcagagctcaaaccttatcagacatcagagaatccacacaggggagatgccctacacgtgctctgagtgcgggaaaagcttcgggcggagctctaaccttatcacacatcagagaatccacacaggggagatgccctacacgtgctctgagtgcgggaaaaggtTCGGGTGGAGCTctgaccttatcagacatgagagaatccatactggggagacgccctacacatgctctgagtgcgggaaaagcttcgggcggagctctaaccttatcacacatcagagaatccacacaggggagacgccctacaagtgctctgagtgcgggaaaagcttcaggtggcgctctcaccttatcacacatcagagaatccacacaggggagctgccctacacgtgttctgagtgcgggaaaagcttcagtcagcgcacAAGCCTTATgagacatcacaaaatccacatgagagagaattgTTAtgaatcccttgactag